A genomic stretch from Calonectris borealis chromosome 6, bCalBor7.hap1.2, whole genome shotgun sequence includes:
- the TSSK6 gene encoding testis-specific serine/threonine-protein kinase 6, with product MPKIDAGEKLLCDLGYRLGHTLGEGSFSKVKAATSNKHKGPLAIKVVDRRRAPPAFVYKFLPRELSIVRKIRHPNIVRIFDLIEVCNGKLYIVMEAAATDLLQLVQQLGKLPCVPRARDIFAQVVVAVRYLHNRNLVHRDLKCENVLLTADGRRAKLSDFSFSKEANSYPDLSTTFCGSAAYASPEVLMGIPYDAKKYDMWSLGVMLYVMVTGYMPFDDTHIRSMPQQQKKGVLYPEGLPPLPEPCRALIAQLLQFSPASRPSVGQLAKNSWLKGDI from the coding sequence ATGCCAAAAATCGATGCAGGAGAGAAGCTACTTTGTGACCTGGGCTACAGGCTGGGTCACACATTAGGGGAGGGCAGCTTCTCCAAGGTGAAAGCGGCCACCTCCAACAAACACAAGGGCCCCTTAGCCATCAAGGTGGTGGACCGGCGACGAGCACCCCCAGCCTTCGTGTACAAGTTTCTGCCCCGGGAGCTCTCCATCGTGCGCAAGATCCGGCACCCCAACATCGTGCGCATCTTTGACCTCATCGAGGTTTGCAATGGGAAGCTCTACATCGTGATGGAGGCGGCAGCCACTGACCTGCTGCAGCTggtgcagcagctggggaagctgCCCTGCGTCCCCAGGGCCCGGGACATCTTTGCGCAGGTCGTGGTGGCGGTGCGCTACCTGCACAACCGCAACTTGGTGCACCGGGATCTCAAGTGTGAGAATGTGCTGCTCACCGCTGATGGCCGCCGGGCCAAACTCAGTGACTTCAGTTTTAGCAAGGAGGCCAACAGCTACCCGGACCTCAGCACCACGTTCTGCGGGTCAGCAGCCTACGCTTCCCCAGAGGTGCTGATGGGCATCCCCTACGACGCCAAGAAGTACGACATGTGGAGCCTGGGGGTGATGCTCTACGTGATGGTGACGGGCTACATGCCCTTTGACGATACCCACATCCGCAGCATGccccagcagcagaagaaaggggTGCTGTACCCGGAGGGGCTGCCCCCGCTGCCAGAGCCCTGCCGAGCCCTCATCGCCCAACTGCTCCAGTTTAGCCCGGCCTCCCGGCCCAGCGTGGGGCAGCTGGCCAAGAACAGCTGGCTGAAGGGGGACATCTGA